A single region of the Lotus japonicus ecotype B-129 chromosome 4, LjGifu_v1.2 genome encodes:
- the LOC130715541 gene encoding probable inactive purple acid phosphatase 9, producing the protein MSTLSFRLFPFLFLLSIISNCAPTQSKPTVSVAPTTLSRSGDTVTIRWSGIDSPSELDWVGIYSPPSSAHDDFIGYLFLSKSPTWQSGSGSLSLPLVNLRSNYTFRIFRWTRSEINPKRQDHDHNPLPGTRNLLASSEEVAFVSGRGPEQIHLAFADAEDAMRVMYVTPEPRETYVRFGEKEGDLDGVALARVVRYEREHMCDGPANASVGWRDPGYIHDALITNLKKGKRYYYKVGDDNGGWSATHSFVSRNSDSDETIAFLFGDMGTATPYNTFLRTQDESISTMKWILRDVEALGNKPAFISHIGDISYARGYAWLWDHFFTQIEPVASKVAYHVCIGNHEYDWPLQPWKPDWASYGKDGGGECGVPYSLRFNMPGNSSEPTGTGAPATKNLYYSFDTGAVHFVYFSTETNFLQGSNQYNFLKHDLESVDRSKTPFVVVQGHRPMYTTSHENRDAALRGKMLEHLEPLLVNNNVTLALWGHVHRYERFSPLNNFTCGDSVGQKAGDKEAYTVHLVIGMAGQDWQPIWEPRPDHPNDPIYPQPKESLYRGGEFGYIRLVATKQKLLISYVGNHDGEVHDTFEILASGEVINGNGDGGSGSDKDGGQIVESTLSWYIQGGSVLVLGAFVGYILGFVSRSSKKSEARGSWSPVKTEET; encoded by the exons ATGTCCACACTCTCTTTCCGCCTCTTCCCGTTCCTCTTCCTACTATCCATCATCTCAAACTGTGCCCCCACCCAATCCAAACCCACCGTATCAGTGGCCCCCACAACCCTCTCAAGATCCGGCGACACCGTCACGATACGGTGGTCAGGAATCGATTCTCCGTCGGAGCTCGACTGGGTAGGCATCTACTCTCCTCCCTCCTCCGCCCACGACGACTTCATCGGCTACCTCTTCCTCTCCAAATCCCCGACCTGGCAATCCGGGTCGGGCTCCCTCTCCCTCCCGCTCGTCAACCTCCGATCCAACTACACCTTCCGGATCTTCCGATGGACCCGCTCCGAAATCAACCCGAAGCGCCAGGACCACGACCACAATCCCTTACCCGGCACCAGAAACCTCCTCGCCTCGTCGGAGGAGGTGGCGTTTGTCTCGGGTCGGGGACCCGAGCAGATCCACCTGGCGTTCGCCGACGCGGAGGATGCGATGCGGGTGATGTACGTGACGCCGGAGCCGAGGGAGACGTACGTAAGGTTTGGAGAGAAGGAGGGTGATCTTGATGGTGTGGCTCTTGCGCGTGTTGTGAGGTACGAGAGGGAGCACATGTGTGATGGTCCTGCTAATGCTAGCGTTGGTTGGAGGGACCCTGGTTATATACATGATGCCTTGATCACCAATttgaagaaagggaaaagatacTATTACAAG GTTGGAGATGATAATGGTGGTTGGAGTGCAACTCACAGCTTTGTGTCAAGGAATAGTGATTCAGATGAAACAATAGCTTTCCTTTTTGGAGACATGGGAACAGCCACACCGTACAATACGTTTTTGCGTACACAAGATGAGAGCATATCAACCATGAAGTGGATCCTCCGTGATGTTGAAGCTCTAGGCAACAAGCCTGCCTTCATCTCACACATTGGAGATATTAGTTATGCAAGAGGTTATGCATGGTTGTGGGACCATTTCTTCACGCAGATTGAACCTGTTGCTTCCAAAGTGGCATACCATGTTTGCATTGGCAATCATGAGTATGACTGGCCGTTACAGCCATGGAAGCCTGATTGGGCCAGTTATGGAAAAGATGGGGGTGGTGAGTGCGGTGTACCCTATAGTTTAAGGTTCAACATGCCTGGAAACTCTTCAGAACCCACTGGAACTGGAGCCCCAGCAACAAAGAATCTTTATTACTCATTTGATACAGGAGCAGTGCATTTTGTGTATTTCTCCACAGAGACCAATTTCCTTCAAGGGAGCAACCAGTATAACTTCTTAAAGCATGACTTGGAATCAGTTGACAGGAGCAAGACTCCTTTTGTAGTAGTCCAGGGGCACCGACCCATGTACACCACAAGCCATGAAAATAGGGATGCTGCGTTAAGAGGAAAAATGCTTGAGCACTTGGAACCCCTATTGGTGAATAACAATGTGACCCTTGCCCTTTGGGGTCATGTTCATAGATACGAGAGATTTAGTCCGCTGAATAACTTCACCTGTGGTGATAGTGTGGGTCAGAAAGCAGGGGACAAAGAAGCATACACAGTTCATCTTGTGATCGGAATGGCAGGGCAAGACTGGCAGCCCATCTGGGAACCAAGACCTGATCATCCCAATGACCCAATCTATCCACAACCAAAAGAGTCTCTGTACCGCGGGGGTGAGTTTGGGTACATTAGACTGGTGGCAACAAAACAGAAGCTTCTGATTTCTTATGTTGGAAACCATGATGGCGAGGTGCATGACACATTTGAAATTCTGGCATCTGGTGAGGTAATCAATGGTAATGGGGATGGCGGTAGTGGTAGTGATAAAGATGGAGGTCAGATTGTGGAATCCACGTTGTCGTGGTATATCCAGGGAGGAAGTGTACTGGTCCTTGGGGCCTTTGTGGGTTACATTCTCGGTTTCGTGTCTCGTTCCAGTAAGAAATCTGAGGCCAGGGGTAGTTGGTCACCCGTGAAGACTGaggaaacttaa